Proteins from one Rhizobium sp. CB3090 genomic window:
- a CDS encoding helix-turn-helix transcriptional regulator, whose product MSISLKNFNEVQTEPVQADDVAARVKAARETVGYSIEDLAVTCGLANEEIMHIEDGEDIDPAKLKRIAAALQLPPSAFLTL is encoded by the coding sequence ATGTCCATTTCACTCAAAAATTTCAATGAGGTTCAAACGGAACCCGTGCAGGCGGACGATGTGGCGGCGCGTGTAAAGGCGGCGCGCGAAACCGTGGGCTACAGTATCGAGGATCTGGCGGTGACCTGTGGTCTCGCCAATGAAGAGATCATGCACATCGAGGATGGCGAGGATATCGATCCAGCCAAGTTGAAGCGGATCGCCGCTGCTCTTCAACTCCCGCCGTCGGCATTTCTGACGCTCTAA
- a CDS encoding RidA family protein: MNQSSATAESASGSPYERLSTLGIELPPPPPPIANFVTHVLEGNMLYLSGQGPREADGTLHFGKVGAEVGIEQAYGHARLTGINLLAVMQDALGDLKRVKRVVKLLGMVNATPDFADHPSVINGCSDLFIEVFGAAGQHARSAVGFGSLPGNITVEIEAIVALHG, translated from the coding sequence GTGAACCAGTCTTCAGCCACCGCCGAGAGCGCATCGGGTTCGCCCTATGAGCGCCTCTCCACCCTCGGCATCGAACTGCCGCCACCGCCGCCGCCGATCGCCAATTTCGTGACGCATGTTCTCGAAGGCAATATGCTTTACCTATCCGGCCAGGGTCCGCGCGAGGCCGACGGCACCCTGCATTTCGGCAAGGTCGGCGCAGAGGTCGGCATCGAACAGGCTTACGGCCATGCCCGGCTGACGGGCATCAATCTGCTGGCCGTCATGCAGGATGCACTCGGCGATCTCAAGCGCGTCAAGCGGGTGGTGAAGCTTCTGGGCATGGTCAACGCCACACCCGATTTCGCCGATCATCCAAGCGTCATCAACGGCTGCTCCGACCTGTTCATCGAGGTTTTCGGAGCGGCCGGCCAACATGCCCGTTCGGCTGTCGGCTTCGGCTCATTGCCGGGCAATATCACCGTCGAGATCGAAGCAATCGTAGCGTTGCACGGCTGA
- a CDS encoding ABC transporter ATP-binding protein: MASSDAQTSQIAKPVLSVEGMTTSFLVEGAWKPVVRDVSFTVAPGETVAIVGESGSGKSVTSLSIMRLLQQDMSRVTGRVMLGGRDILALSESEMRKVRGKDVAMIFQEPMTSLNPLFTIGDQISEALLCHGEISRAEAKAETIRLLERVRIPSAASRFNEYPHRFSGGMRQRVMIAMALASRPKLLIADEPTTALDVTIQGQILDLIKMLQEEQGTSVLFITHDMGVVAEIADRTIVMYRGEQVETGETSEIFFHAKHPYTRALLSAVPVLGSMKGHERPLRFPVVNSKTGQAEPLTEAADTVAAAQRPVLQVKNLCKRFDIHSGLFGRLQGRVHAVENVSFDLRAGETLSLVGESGCGKSTTGRTIMRLIEPQSGSVLVDGEEMLFLDRKGLRDMRRKVQMIFQDPFASLNPRMTIGAAVAEPYLEHKMGTGKEARDKVADLLVKVGLSPDMATRYPHEFSGGQRQRICIARALTLDPKVIIADESVSALDVSIKAQVINLLLDLQQSLNLAFLFISHDMAVVERVSHRVAVMYLGEIVEIGPRQAVFENPQHPYTKKLMSAVPVPDPARRKLKHGIAADELRSPIRPPHHRKQSLRYVEISPGHQVAL; encoded by the coding sequence ATGGCGAGCAGCGACGCACAGACTTCACAGATTGCCAAGCCCGTGCTTTCGGTCGAGGGAATGACGACCTCATTCCTGGTGGAGGGAGCCTGGAAGCCGGTGGTGCGTGACGTCTCTTTCACGGTGGCGCCGGGTGAGACCGTGGCGATCGTCGGCGAATCCGGTTCCGGCAAGAGCGTCACCTCGCTGTCGATCATGCGTCTGCTGCAGCAGGATATGAGCCGCGTCACGGGCCGCGTCATGCTCGGGGGGCGGGATATTCTGGCACTGTCGGAAAGCGAGATGCGCAAGGTGCGCGGCAAGGATGTCGCGATGATCTTCCAGGAGCCGATGACCAGCCTCAATCCGCTCTTCACCATCGGCGATCAGATTTCCGAGGCACTGCTCTGCCACGGCGAAATCTCCAGGGCCGAAGCGAAGGCCGAGACGATCCGGCTGCTGGAACGCGTGCGCATTCCATCCGCCGCTTCGCGCTTCAACGAATATCCGCACCGTTTCTCCGGCGGCATGCGCCAGCGCGTGATGATCGCGATGGCGCTCGCCTCGCGGCCGAAGCTGCTGATCGCCGATGAACCGACGACTGCACTCGATGTCACCATTCAGGGCCAAATCCTCGATCTTATCAAAATGCTGCAGGAAGAGCAGGGAACATCCGTACTGTTCATCACCCACGATATGGGCGTGGTCGCTGAGATCGCCGACCGCACCATCGTCATGTATCGCGGCGAACAGGTCGAGACAGGCGAGACCAGCGAGATATTCTTCCATGCCAAGCATCCCTACACACGGGCACTTCTTTCAGCCGTTCCCGTGCTCGGCTCGATGAAGGGACACGAGCGGCCCCTGCGGTTTCCGGTCGTCAACAGCAAGACTGGCCAGGCGGAGCCGCTGACGGAGGCAGCTGATACTGTCGCCGCTGCACAAAGACCGGTGCTGCAGGTGAAGAATCTTTGCAAACGGTTCGACATTCATTCCGGTCTTTTCGGCCGGCTGCAGGGCAGGGTGCATGCGGTCGAGAACGTCTCCTTCGATCTGCGAGCCGGCGAGACGCTGTCGCTGGTTGGCGAGTCCGGCTGCGGCAAATCAACGACGGGCCGCACCATCATGCGCCTGATTGAGCCGCAAAGCGGCTCCGTGCTGGTCGACGGCGAGGAGATGCTGTTCCTCGACCGCAAGGGTTTGCGGGATATGCGCCGCAAGGTGCAGATGATCTTTCAGGATCCCTTCGCCAGCCTCAACCCGCGCATGACGATCGGGGCTGCGGTCGCAGAACCCTATCTCGAACACAAGATGGGAACGGGAAAGGAGGCACGTGACAAGGTCGCCGACCTCCTGGTGAAGGTCGGCCTCTCGCCGGATATGGCGACGCGCTATCCGCATGAGTTTTCCGGGGGGCAGCGCCAGCGCATCTGCATCGCCCGAGCGCTCACCCTCGATCCGAAGGTGATCATCGCCGACGAAAGTGTTTCCGCCCTTGATGTTTCGATCAAGGCGCAGGTTATCAACCTGCTGCTCGACCTGCAGCAAAGCCTGAACCTCGCCTTCCTGTTCATTTCGCACGACATGGCCGTCGTCGAGCGTGTCAGCCACCGGGTCGCGGTGATGTATCTTGGCGAAATCGTCGAGATCGGGCCGCGCCAGGCTGTGTTCGAAAATCCGCAGCACCCTTATACCAAGAAGCTGATGTCAGCGGTGCCCGTTCCAGATCCGGCGCGGCGGAAATTGAAGCACGGCATAGCCGCCGACGAGCTGAGGAGCCCGATCCGGCCTCCACACCACAGGAAGCAGTCGCTAAGATACGTGGAGATTTCGCCCGGCCATCAGGTTGCACTTTAA
- a CDS encoding ABC transporter permease, with protein sequence MIRYILQRLFGMIVVMFLVVTIVFVIVRVTPGDPAAVMLGPDATAQDIASLRARLGLDQPLALQYFYYFGQLLHGDLGQSIFLNEPVTSALVERAEPTFFLTVFSLIIASIIALPIGIYSAYRRGSLFDQAATALAMLAASIPSFWLGLILIQSFAVRHGIFPVSGYGGPGSSFVDRMYHLALPSIVLGVVSSALILRFTRASMLDVLGDDYIRTARAKGLVERKVILKHALKNALIPILTVIGLTAAVLISGAVVTETIFSLPGIGNLVVSAVLRRDYPVIQGALLVIAGLYVLINFAIDMLYLLVDPRVRY encoded by the coding sequence ATGATACGCTATATCCTTCAGCGCCTCTTCGGCATGATCGTCGTGATGTTCCTCGTGGTCACGATCGTCTTCGTGATCGTGCGCGTCACCCCCGGCGATCCCGCCGCGGTCATGCTTGGGCCGGATGCGACCGCGCAGGACATCGCCAGCCTTAGGGCGCGACTCGGTCTCGATCAGCCGCTTGCCCTGCAATATTTCTATTATTTCGGCCAGCTTTTGCACGGCGATCTCGGTCAATCGATCTTTCTCAACGAGCCGGTGACCTCGGCGCTGGTCGAACGCGCCGAGCCGACCTTCTTTCTGACCGTATTCTCGCTGATCATCGCCAGTATCATCGCCCTGCCGATCGGCATTTATTCCGCCTATCGTCGCGGCTCGCTGTTCGACCAGGCGGCGACGGCGCTTGCCATGCTGGCGGCGAGCATTCCGAGCTTCTGGCTCGGCCTCATCCTCATTCAGTCTTTCGCCGTTCGCCACGGCATCTTTCCCGTCTCCGGATATGGCGGGCCGGGTTCGTCCTTCGTGGATCGGATGTATCACCTGGCGCTGCCCTCGATCGTTCTCGGCGTCGTCTCCTCGGCATTGATCCTGCGCTTCACCCGTGCCTCGATGCTGGATGTGCTTGGTGACGATTATATCCGCACGGCACGCGCCAAAGGGCTCGTCGAGCGCAAGGTCATTCTGAAGCACGCGTTGAAAAATGCGCTGATCCCGATCCTCACCGTCATCGGTCTGACTGCGGCGGTGCTGATTTCCGGCGCTGTGGTAACCGAGACCATCTTCAGCCTGCCGGGCATCGGCAATCTCGTGGTGTCTGCCGTGCTTCGGCGCGACTATCCGGTGATCCAGGGCGCGCTGCTCGTCATTGCCGGGCTCTATGTGCTGATCAATTTTGCGATCGACATGCTCTATCTGCTGGTCGATCCGAGGGTGCGCTACTGA
- a CDS encoding aminotransferase class V-fold PLP-dependent enzyme translates to MPNEDIRPSAGLRPVINVSGTMTSLGASIVVPQAIAAMGSILPQFVEINDLQRKASAVIARLTGGEAGFVTASCSAGISLAVAATITGNDLAAIERLPDVRGDKNEVIVQMGHVVSYGAPVDQAVRLAGGKVVLIGQATSTYRHHLEGAITEKTAAALYVVSHHVVNYGMLSLKEFCEIAHAKGVPVIVDAASEYDLRIFLEQGADLVLYSGHKFLGGPTSGIVAGRKDMVRNTFLQNLGIGRGMKVGKESIFGVMAALEAWETRDHAGIRERETGYLHLWHDRFDGRPGVKAVIEPDPTNNPLDRLRLTIDAREAHITAWDLADALARGTPPIIVRDHEIEHNYFYLDPCNLHPGEEVIVATRIGEELDRAQASNEIIATSLEDRSRRRFDGLLRWPD, encoded by the coding sequence ATGCCGAATGAAGACATTCGTCCGTCCGCCGGACTTCGCCCCGTCATTAATGTCTCGGGCACGATGACGAGCCTTGGCGCATCGATCGTCGTTCCGCAGGCGATTGCGGCGATGGGTTCCATCCTGCCGCAATTCGTCGAGATCAACGACCTGCAGCGCAAGGCAAGCGCGGTCATCGCGCGGCTGACGGGGGGCGAAGCGGGTTTCGTCACCGCCTCCTGCTCGGCGGGGATCAGTCTGGCGGTCGCCGCCACTATCACCGGCAATGACCTTGCCGCGATCGAGCGTCTGCCCGACGTGCGCGGTGACAAGAACGAAGTCATCGTTCAGATGGGGCATGTGGTGAGCTACGGCGCGCCGGTCGATCAGGCGGTGCGGCTTGCGGGCGGCAAGGTCGTACTGATCGGCCAGGCAACCTCGACATACCGCCATCATCTCGAAGGTGCGATCACCGAGAAGACAGCGGCCGCCCTCTATGTCGTTTCGCATCATGTCGTGAATTACGGCATGCTGAGCCTCAAGGAGTTCTGCGAGATCGCTCATGCGAAGGGCGTGCCGGTCATCGTTGATGCGGCTTCCGAATATGATCTGCGCATCTTCCTGGAGCAGGGAGCGGACCTTGTTCTCTACTCCGGCCACAAATTCCTCGGCGGCCCGACTTCGGGCATCGTTGCCGGGCGCAAGGACATGGTGCGCAACACTTTCCTGCAGAACCTCGGCATCGGCCGCGGCATGAAGGTCGGCAAGGAAAGCATTTTCGGCGTCATGGCGGCGCTTGAAGCCTGGGAGACGCGCGACCATGCCGGCATCCGCGAGCGCGAGACCGGCTATCTCCATCTCTGGCATGATCGCTTCGACGGCCGCCCCGGCGTCAAAGCCGTAATCGAACCGGACCCGACCAACAATCCCCTCGACCGGCTGCGTCTCACCATCGATGCCCGAGAGGCGCACATCACCGCCTGGGACCTCGCCGACGCTTTGGCGCGCGGAACCCCGCCGATCATCGTTCGCGACCACGAGATCGAGCACAATTATTTCTACCTCGATCCCTGCAACCTGCATCCGGGCGAGGAGGTGATCGTGGCGACCCGCATCGGTGAAGAACTCGACAGGGCGCAAGCCTCCAACGAGATCATTGCCACCTCCCTGGAAGATCGCAGCCGACGCCGTTTCGACGGTCTGTTGCGTTGGCCGGATTGA
- a CDS encoding amidohydrolase/deacetylase family metallohydrolase has product MSSGYAPKPPLLIANVKPMAFGQSTSGSVVDVLVGADGHIAEVGPSLAVSADVERIDGKGAWMSPGWVDLHVHIWHGGTDISLRPSECGLERGVTTLVDAGSAGEANFHGFREYIIEPARERIKAFLNLGSIGLVACNRVSELIDIRSIDFDRMLQVYADNSEHIVGIKVRASHVITGSWGITPVKLGKKIAKILKIPMMVHVGEPPALYDEVLEALGPGDIITHCFNGKAGSSLVEDEDLFDLAERCAGEGIRLDIGHGGASFSFRVAEAAIKRGLLPFSISTDLHNRSLNFPVWDLATTMSKLLSVGMPFEKVIEAVTHAPASAIKQPLINRLAVGERAEFTIFDLVESDIEAVDSMGDTAMLKQLFEPRYAVIGAEAFVASRYIPRARKLTPHGHSH; this is encoded by the coding sequence ATGTCTTCCGGATATGCACCGAAACCGCCGCTGCTGATCGCCAATGTCAAGCCGATGGCTTTCGGGCAGTCGACTTCCGGCAGCGTCGTTGACGTGCTGGTCGGCGCGGACGGGCATATCGCAGAGGTCGGACCGTCGCTTGCCGTCTCGGCCGATGTCGAAAGGATCGACGGCAAGGGCGCTTGGATGTCGCCGGGCTGGGTCGACCTGCATGTCCATATTTGGCATGGCGGGACCGATATTTCCCTGCGCCCATCGGAATGCGGCCTCGAACGTGGCGTGACGACTTTGGTCGATGCCGGCTCGGCGGGCGAAGCCAATTTCCACGGTTTCCGCGAATACATCATCGAGCCGGCGCGCGAGCGCATCAAGGCGTTTCTCAATCTCGGCTCGATTGGTCTCGTCGCCTGCAATCGCGTCAGCGAATTGATCGACATTCGTTCGATCGATTTCGACCGCATGCTTCAGGTCTATGCCGACAACAGCGAGCATATCGTGGGCATCAAGGTGCGTGCGAGCCACGTCATCACCGGCTCCTGGGGGATTACGCCCGTCAAGCTCGGCAAGAAGATCGCCAAGATATTGAAAATCCCGATGATGGTGCATGTCGGCGAACCGCCGGCACTCTATGATGAAGTGCTGGAGGCCCTCGGACCCGGCGATATCATCACGCATTGCTTCAACGGCAAGGCCGGCAGCAGCCTCGTGGAGGACGAGGATCTCTTCGATCTCGCCGAACGCTGCGCCGGCGAGGGTATCCGTCTCGATATCGGTCATGGTGGCGCGTCCTTCTCCTTCCGCGTCGCCGAGGCTGCCATCAAGCGCGGGCTTCTGCCGTTCTCGATCTCCACCGATCTGCATAACCGATCGCTGAATTTCCCGGTCTGGGATCTCGCGACGACGATGTCGAAATTGCTGTCGGTCGGCATGCCCTTCGAGAAGGTGATCGAAGCGGTCACGCATGCGCCGGCCTCGGCCATCAAGCAGCCGCTCATCAATCGGCTTGCCGTCGGAGAACGGGCGGAATTCACGATCTTCGATCTTGTGGAGTCCGATATCGAGGCGGTGGATTCGATGGGCGACACCGCCATGTTGAAGCAGCTTTTCGAGCCGCGTTACGCGGTCATCGGCGCTGAGGCTTTTGTCGCGAGCCGCTACATCCCGCGGGCGCGAAAACTGACGCCCCATGGCCACAGCCATTAA
- a CDS encoding PQQ-binding-like beta-propeller repeat protein — protein sequence MKRSQAEILREYGPFSGADRVNGVTFDGQSVWFASGDKLNAFDPAKGEAVLRSIEVASHAGTAFDGQHLFQIAEDRIHKIDPKTGKILATIPAPGNGGDSGLAWAEGTLWVGQHRGRKIHQIDPQTGAILRTIESNRVVTGVTWVDGELWHGTWEGDESDVRRIDPETGKVLERLDMPPGAGVSGLESDGGDRFFCGGGGSGKVRAIRRPSRTSKSKG from the coding sequence ATGAAACGATCTCAAGCCGAAATTCTTCGTGAATATGGACCCTTTTCGGGTGCCGACCGCGTGAATGGCGTCACCTTCGACGGCCAAAGCGTCTGGTTTGCCTCCGGAGACAAGCTGAACGCCTTCGACCCGGCAAAGGGGGAGGCGGTGCTGCGCTCGATCGAGGTCGCCTCGCATGCGGGAACGGCCTTCGATGGTCAGCACCTGTTTCAGATCGCCGAGGATCGCATCCACAAAATCGATCCGAAGACGGGCAAAATACTCGCCACGATCCCGGCGCCAGGCAACGGCGGTGACTCGGGGCTCGCATGGGCCGAAGGCACGCTCTGGGTGGGGCAGCACCGCGGCCGCAAGATCCATCAGATCGACCCGCAAACAGGGGCGATCCTCCGGACGATCGAGTCCAACCGCGTCGTGACCGGGGTCACCTGGGTCGACGGCGAACTCTGGCATGGCACCTGGGAAGGTGACGAGAGCGATGTGAGGCGGATCGACCCTGAAACGGGAAAGGTGCTGGAGAGGCTGGATATGCCGCCTGGCGCGGGCGTGTCAGGGCTGGAGTCCGATGGCGGTGATCGGTTCTTTTGCGGCGGTGGAGGCAGCGGTAAGGTGAGAGCCATCCGCCGGCCAAGCCGCACATCCAAGTCCAAGGGTTAG
- a CDS encoding ABC transporter permease, with protein MSDTTAGAERRKFARRLFKRKTVVFGVAVLTIFVLLAVLAPLIAPYAPGKLSIVNRLKPPSFLHLFGTDEFGRDVFTRTIYAGRLSLLVGGAVVALAAVIGVTLGLLAGFFKQLDTPIARLVDAMMAFPDILLAIALVAALGPSLTTVIVALSIVYAPRLARIVRASTLVIRELPYVEAARALGVSTLHIMTRHVLRNLLSPILVQGTFLFANAMLAEAGLSFLGLGVSPDIPTWGTMIAAGRQYLDQADWMTLFPGFAIILSVLSLQMVGDGLRDILDPRLRKDL; from the coding sequence ATGTCAGACACCACCGCCGGCGCCGAGCGCCGCAAATTCGCCAGGCGTCTCTTCAAGCGCAAAACGGTCGTCTTCGGCGTTGCCGTGCTGACGATATTCGTTCTGCTCGCCGTCCTCGCGCCGCTGATTGCGCCCTATGCGCCGGGTAAACTGTCCATCGTCAATCGGCTGAAGCCGCCGAGCTTCCTTCATCTCTTCGGCACCGATGAGTTCGGCCGTGATGTCTTCACCCGCACCATCTATGCCGGCCGCCTGTCATTGCTGGTCGGTGGCGCGGTCGTCGCGCTGGCGGCTGTCATCGGCGTCACGCTTGGGCTGCTCGCCGGCTTCTTCAAGCAATTGGACACGCCGATCGCCCGGCTGGTCGATGCGATGATGGCTTTTCCCGACATTCTGCTGGCGATTGCGCTGGTCGCGGCCCTGGGACCGTCGCTGACGACGGTGATCGTCGCGCTCAGCATCGTCTATGCGCCGCGGCTCGCGCGCATCGTCCGCGCCTCGACGCTGGTCATCCGCGAATTGCCCTATGTCGAGGCGGCGCGTGCGCTCGGCGTTTCGACGCTGCACATCATGACGCGGCATGTGCTCAGAAACCTGCTGTCGCCGATCCTGGTGCAGGGCACCTTCCTGTTTGCCAACGCCATGCTTGCCGAAGCCGGCCTTTCCTTCCTCGGTCTTGGCGTGAGCCCGGATATTCCGACCTGGGGAACGATGATTGCCGCCGGCCGGCAATATCTCGATCAGGCCGATTGGATGACACTGTTTCCGGGCTTCGCCATCATCCTATCCGTCCTCTCGCTGCAGATGGTCGGCGATGGATTGCGCGACATTCTCGATCCCAGACTTCGAAAGGACCTGTAG
- a CDS encoding IclR family transcriptional regulator codes for MANENHGDAAKGPRRSRVSGIDRAMQVIDYLYETGAPCGVYAVAKAIGAPLSTVYVIVDDLVEKNLLSRNPDGTIWLGARLYHYGLAYARSLDFMSVATHEMHDLCRQAGETVQVCGRDGDHMLVLAMADGPSHFQVASRVGTRVPLNWTASGRLLVGHLPEEDRIALFRHCARTSPTGRADVDPVTLSTAAAKALESRLSIQAGESDYAVACIASPICDRDGQCVATISIVLPEQKAFSDESHYVARVRNSAEKIEKLMGWRSH; via the coding sequence ATGGCCAATGAAAACCATGGCGATGCCGCCAAGGGACCGCGGCGCTCGCGCGTCAGCGGCATCGATCGGGCGATGCAGGTCATCGATTATCTCTACGAAACCGGCGCGCCCTGCGGTGTCTACGCGGTTGCCAAGGCGATCGGCGCACCGCTCTCGACCGTCTACGTCATCGTTGACGACCTCGTGGAGAAAAACCTTCTCAGCCGCAATCCCGATGGCACGATCTGGCTCGGCGCCCGTCTTTACCACTATGGTCTCGCCTATGCCCGATCGCTCGATTTCATGAGCGTCGCCACCCACGAAATGCACGATCTCTGCCGCCAGGCCGGGGAAACCGTTCAAGTCTGCGGCCGCGACGGCGACCACATGCTCGTTCTCGCCATGGCCGATGGCCCGAGCCACTTTCAGGTCGCCTCGCGCGTCGGCACGCGGGTACCTCTCAACTGGACGGCGTCCGGCCGCTTGCTCGTCGGTCACCTGCCGGAAGAAGACCGCATCGCGCTTTTCCGGCACTGCGCCCGCACCTCTCCGACCGGCCGCGCCGATGTCGATCCCGTGACGTTGTCGACGGCGGCGGCAAAAGCACTGGAATCGCGCCTGTCGATCCAGGCTGGCGAATCCGATTATGCCGTCGCCTGCATTGCCTCGCCCATATGCGATCGAGACGGCCAATGCGTTGCCACCATCTCCATCGTTCTGCCGGAGCAGAAGGCCTTTTCCGACGAAAGCCACTACGTCGCACGGGTTCGAAACTCCGCGGAAAAAATCGAAAAATTGATGGGCTGGCGCAGCCATTGA
- a CDS encoding ABC transporter substrate-binding protein, protein MRNKFAFLLGAALLVMPSALLAQEKGGVINVATIGEPPTLDPMASTADLVGIVSQHIFETLFTFDKNWKVTPLLAESMPDISADGKTYTIKLRTGIKFHDNSEMTSEDVVASLNRWTKIASRGKQTAAMIDSISAVDPSTVKIVLKQPYAPLLSLLAFNNSAAIIIPAKHQEDPMTAFIGTGPYMLKERKADQYIQLVRFDGYKSRGGEADGYGGARHQYLDEIRFVPVPDANTRLEAAVAGQYDYVDSLPVESFDRLKGSTASEPVMLKPFGYPVFVFNTANGITKNVDIRKAVRTALSMEDMLAAAFGSTDFYSLDAALYPKPYVWNTDAGTNGAYNVADPEAAGALLKKAGYNGEPLRILTSRQYEFHYKMAQVAAEYLKQAGFNVDLQVVDWATLTQRRADPKLWDIYITHSPFLPEPALMGQMSTSSPGWWDTPARKTAVDAFNSAVDAGKRQAAWADVQKVIYDEVPLIKIGDFNALAAKSKKLVGVEAAPWPYFWNASIKK, encoded by the coding sequence GTGCGAAACAAATTTGCCTTTCTTCTGGGAGCAGCTCTTCTCGTCATGCCATCGGCGCTTCTGGCGCAGGAAAAGGGTGGGGTGATCAATGTCGCGACGATCGGCGAGCCGCCGACATTGGATCCGATGGCGTCGACGGCCGATTTGGTCGGCATCGTTTCGCAGCATATTTTCGAAACGCTTTTTACCTTCGACAAGAACTGGAAGGTGACGCCGCTCCTAGCGGAGAGCATGCCCGACATCAGCGCTGACGGCAAAACCTATACGATCAAGCTTCGCACCGGCATCAAATTCCACGATAATAGCGAGATGACTTCGGAGGATGTGGTTGCCTCGCTCAATCGCTGGACCAAAATCGCGTCTCGCGGCAAGCAGACGGCGGCGATGATCGACAGCATCTCGGCGGTCGATCCCTCGACGGTCAAGATCGTACTGAAGCAGCCCTATGCGCCGCTTCTTTCGCTGCTTGCTTTCAACAATTCGGCCGCGATCATCATTCCGGCTAAGCATCAGGAAGACCCGATGACCGCCTTCATCGGCACCGGTCCTTATATGCTGAAGGAGCGCAAGGCCGACCAGTATATTCAGTTGGTGCGCTTCGATGGGTATAAGTCCCGTGGCGGCGAGGCCGATGGTTATGGCGGCGCTCGGCACCAATATCTCGATGAAATCCGTTTCGTACCCGTTCCCGACGCCAACACCCGCCTTGAGGCGGCGGTTGCCGGTCAATATGATTATGTCGACTCGCTGCCGGTCGAATCCTTCGACCGCTTGAAAGGCTCGACGGCGTCCGAACCGGTCATGCTGAAGCCCTTCGGCTATCCGGTCTTTGTCTTCAATACGGCGAACGGCATCACCAAGAATGTCGATATCCGCAAAGCTGTGCGCACCGCGCTCAGCATGGAAGACATGCTTGCCGCCGCCTTCGGCAGCACCGATTTCTATTCGCTCGATGCCGCTCTTTATCCGAAGCCCTATGTCTGGAATACGGATGCCGGCACGAATGGCGCCTACAATGTCGCCGATCCCGAGGCTGCCGGGGCCCTGCTGAAGAAGGCGGGCTACAACGGCGAGCCGCTGCGTATCCTCACCAGTCGTCAGTATGAATTCCACTACAAGATGGCGCAGGTTGCCGCCGAATATCTGAAGCAAGCCGGTTTCAATGTCGACTTGCAGGTGGTCGATTGGGCGACACTCACGCAACGCCGTGCCGATCCGAAGCTGTGGGACATCTATATCACCCACAGCCCCTTCCTGCCGGAGCCGGCTCTGATGGGCCAGATGTCCACGAGCTCGCCGGGCTGGTGGGACACGCCGGCCCGAAAGACCGCCGTCGATGCCTTCAATTCCGCCGTCGACGCCGGCAAGCGCCAGGCAGCATGGGCTGATGTTCAGAAGGTGATCTACGACGAAGTGCCGCTGATCAAGATCGGCGACTTCAACGCGCTGGCGGCCAAATCGAAGAAGCTCGTAGGGGTCGAGGCTGCACCCTGGCCGTATTTCTGGAACGCGTCGATCAAGAAGTAG